In the genome of Nymphaea colorata isolate Beijing-Zhang1983 chromosome 9, ASM883128v2, whole genome shotgun sequence, one region contains:
- the LOC116260280 gene encoding RNA exonuclease 4-like isoform X3 yields MKSKCMRMAASHQHLGLQLSVETNKRHKCPACYKQYKKKAHLVEHMRESFHSAHEPVCDICKKHFKYFESLREHLTGPISNTECAEIFADQGCTYCLRIIGTPGAINGHRERCMNPPEILQNHQGRPVAALDCEMVGGGSDGTLDLCARVCLVGEDERVLFQSFVLPLIAVSDYRSEITGITEADFRNALPLCQVRVIIQNILYNGESIGRIRLDGGRARVLVGHGLKHALDCLDMDYPVHLIRDTAEYLPLMRTNHMSFSLKYLTQAFLGYSIQEGVHQPYVDAVASLRLYRKLRSLAHQPEYPIGRIGDHRADMFDGRSSKELENLNPEELINFSRSNYWCWCLDRSAVRNLERSDL; encoded by the exons GATGGCAGCATCTCACCAGCACTTGGGATTACAATTGTCAgttgaaacaaacaaaag GCACAAGTGCCCAGCATGTTACAAACAATACAAGAAAAAGGCACATTTAGTTGAACATATGAGGGAATCATTTCACTCTGCTCATGAACCTGTTTGTGATATCTGCAAGAAGCACTTCAAATACTTCGAGTCATTGAGAGAGCATCTGACAG GCCCAATATCAAATACCGAGTGTGCAGAGATATTTGCTGATCAAGGATGCACATATTGTCTGCGCATCATTGGTACACCTGGTGCAATAAATGGACATCGGGAGAGATGCATGAACCCACCTGAAATTTTGCAG AACCACCAAGGTCGTCCAGTGGCTGCCCTAGACTGTGAGATGGTTGGAGGGGGAAGTGATGGAACACTCGATCTTTGTGCAAGGGTGTGTCTTGTTGGTGAAGACGAAAGAGTGCTTTTTCAGTCCTTTGTCCTTCCTTTGATTGCTGTCTCCGATTATAG AAGCGAAATTACTGGAATAACAGAAGCTGATTTTAGAAATGCACTGCCACTCTGTCAAGTAAGAGTTATCATTCAAAACATCTTATATAATGGAGAGTCAATAGGTAGGATCCGCCTAGATGGTGGCAGAGCAAGGGTTCTTGTTGGTCATGGATTGAAGCATGCCCTTGATTGTCTTGACATGGACTATCCTGTTCATTTGATCAG AGACACTGCAGAATACCTTCCATTGATGAGAACTAACCATATGAGTTTCTCGCTCAAGTACCTTACGCAAGCTTTCTTGGG ATATAGCATACAAGAGGGTGTTCATCAGCCATATGTAGATGCAGTTGCTTCGTTAAGACTCTACAGAAAGCTACGATCTCTAGCCCATCAGCCTGAGTATCCTATAGGCCGTATTGGAGACCACCGAGCTGATATGTTTGACGGAAGGTCATCTAAGGAGTTGGAGAATTTGAACCCGGAAGAACTGATAAATTTTTCCAGATCAAATTACTGGTGCTGGTGTTTGGATCGCAGCGCGGTTAGGAATCTGGAGCGCAGTGATCTTTAG
- the LOC116260280 gene encoding RNA exonuclease 4-like isoform X4, whose protein sequence is MAASHQHLGLQLSVETNKRHKCPACYKQYKKKAHLVEHMRESFHSAHEPVCDICKKHFKYFESLREHLTGPISNTECAEIFADQGCTYCLRIIGTPGAINGHRERCMNPPEILQNHQGRPVAALDCEMVGGGSDGTLDLCARVCLVGEDERVLFQSFVLPLIAVSDYRSEITGITEADFRNALPLCQVRVIIQNILYNGESIGRIRLDGGRARVLVGHGLKHALDCLDMDYPVHLIRDTAEYLPLMRTNHMSFSLKYLTQAFLGYSIQEGVHQPYVDAVASLRLYRKLRSLAHQPEYPIGRIGDHRADMFDGRSSKELENLNPEELINFSRSNYWCWCLDRSAVRNLERSDL, encoded by the exons ATGGCAGCATCTCACCAGCACTTGGGATTACAATTGTCAgttgaaacaaacaaaag GCACAAGTGCCCAGCATGTTACAAACAATACAAGAAAAAGGCACATTTAGTTGAACATATGAGGGAATCATTTCACTCTGCTCATGAACCTGTTTGTGATATCTGCAAGAAGCACTTCAAATACTTCGAGTCATTGAGAGAGCATCTGACAG GCCCAATATCAAATACCGAGTGTGCAGAGATATTTGCTGATCAAGGATGCACATATTGTCTGCGCATCATTGGTACACCTGGTGCAATAAATGGACATCGGGAGAGATGCATGAACCCACCTGAAATTTTGCAG AACCACCAAGGTCGTCCAGTGGCTGCCCTAGACTGTGAGATGGTTGGAGGGGGAAGTGATGGAACACTCGATCTTTGTGCAAGGGTGTGTCTTGTTGGTGAAGACGAAAGAGTGCTTTTTCAGTCCTTTGTCCTTCCTTTGATTGCTGTCTCCGATTATAG AAGCGAAATTACTGGAATAACAGAAGCTGATTTTAGAAATGCACTGCCACTCTGTCAAGTAAGAGTTATCATTCAAAACATCTTATATAATGGAGAGTCAATAGGTAGGATCCGCCTAGATGGTGGCAGAGCAAGGGTTCTTGTTGGTCATGGATTGAAGCATGCCCTTGATTGTCTTGACATGGACTATCCTGTTCATTTGATCAG AGACACTGCAGAATACCTTCCATTGATGAGAACTAACCATATGAGTTTCTCGCTCAAGTACCTTACGCAAGCTTTCTTGGG ATATAGCATACAAGAGGGTGTTCATCAGCCATATGTAGATGCAGTTGCTTCGTTAAGACTCTACAGAAAGCTACGATCTCTAGCCCATCAGCCTGAGTATCCTATAGGCCGTATTGGAGACCACCGAGCTGATATGTTTGACGGAAGGTCATCTAAGGAGTTGGAGAATTTGAACCCGGAAGAACTGATAAATTTTTCCAGATCAAATTACTGGTGCTGGTGTTTGGATCGCAGCGCGGTTAGGAATCTGGAGCGCAGTGATCTTTAG
- the LOC116260130 gene encoding pentatricopeptide repeat-containing protein At5g19020, mitochondrial has translation MKHVKLAAYLLNPFGALPTNLRWICSPARQFFLQDAEFDATHLAGSCSRLASVDADLRDGFSSFNRPEKTLSLFFEARNCGFSIDDLQLVHAIKSCSSLLAINEGEQIHSFVTKAGFESDLYVRNGLINLYAKCGRIEIARGIFDMGLPLSLASWNTMICGYVKLGRMEDARNLFVEMPERDCVSWTTMIMGLDQSDDPVGAISMFGRMCTDAVRSNEVTIASVVSAFSRIGDVRGGRAIHATVVKLGFEFQVLVSTNLINMYIKYSNLDDACRLFDVIPCWNIVTLNVILNGYVKLGCVEDAERLFLNMPERDVVSWSAVIDGFLKAGQIQKAFEFYGRMQHDNVKPNKVTITNFLSICGDLLFLFEGQQLHGLVIKIGLDSYDFIHTTVIHMYAACGRMDLAHLQFVSGANRNISASNALIAGYVKHNRLDQARRIFDRMQNRDVVSWSSMVSGYAQSGQFEMALHLFYDMQKSGIRPNEITLVSVLSAISGSGDLRQGVWIHEYIYRNSIPLNDNLSAGLIDMYAKCGNINDALGLFHYIRNKCKSISPWNSIINGLAMHGYAEQSLSIFSDSQKIGLEPNSITFIGVLCACCHAGFVELGEAYFRSMTKQYRIQPNIKHYGCMVDLLGRAGRLEDAKELINSMPVKPDVVIWGSLLAACRSHGDVEMGEWAAKCLVDLEPSHGGGRVLLSNIYAGAGRWDEVHRIRRVMRRRKVQKLAAYSGVL, from the coding sequence ATGAAACATGTAAAACTCGCAGCCTACCTTCTCAATCCATTCGGAGCTCTTCCCACTAACTTGCGATGGATTTGCTCGCCTGCTCGTCAGTTTTTTCTGCAAGATGCCGAATTCGACGCCACCCATTTGGCCGGGTCCTGTTCGCGTTTGGCTTCCGTCGACGCCGATCTCCGCGATGGCTTCTCGAGCTTCAATCGGCCGGAGaaaacactctctctctttttcgaAGCAAGAAATTGTGGATTTTCGATCGATGATCTTCAATTGGTTCATGCAATTAAGTCTTGCTCTTCGCTTTTGGCGATCAACGAGGGCGAACAGATTCACTCCTTCGTAACAAAGGCAGGTTTCGAGTCGGACCTGTATGTTAGGAACGGCTTGATCAATCTGTACGCGAAATGCGGGAGAATTGAGATAGCTCGTGGGATCTTCGACATGGGTCTTCCTTTGAGTTTGGCGTCCTGGAACACGATGATCTGTGGATACGTGAAATTGGGTAGAATGGAGGATGCACGAAACTTGTTTGTCGAAATGCCTGAACGAGACTGTGTTTCATGGACGACCATGATTATGGGCCTTGATCAAAGTGACGACCCGGTTGGCGCCATCTCTATGTTTGGGCGTATGTGCACGGACGCGGTAAGGTCAAATGAGGTCACTATAGCAAGTGTGGTCTCTGCTTTCTCGAGGATTGGAGATGTCCGTGGTGGCCGGGCGATCCATGCTACTGTCGTAAAACTGGGTTTTGAGTTTCAGGTGTTGGTTTCTACGAATTTAATTaacatgtatataaaatattcaAACCTGGACGATGCTTGTCGATTGTTTGATGTGATCCCTTGTTGGAATATCGTCACTTTGAATGTAATTCTCAATGGTTATGTGAAATTagggtgtgtggaagatgcagAGAGGCTGTTTCTGAATATGCCTGAAAGGGATGTCGTCTCCTGGAGTGCGGTAATAGATGGGTTCTTAAAAGCAGGCCAAATTCAGAAAGCTTTCGAGTTCTATGGCAGAATGCAGCACGACAATGTGAAACCAAACAAAGTCACAATCACGAATTTTCTTTCTATCTGTGGAGACTTGCTCTTCCTGTTCGAAGGTCAACAACTTCATGGTTTGGTCATAAAGATTGGCCTTGATTCTTATGACTTTATCCACACTACAGTAATTCACATGTATGCAGCTTGTGGCCGTATGGACCTTGCTCATCTGCAATTTGTTAGTGGTGCAAATCGAAATATCTCAGCCTCAAACGCTCTTATTGCTGGATATGTCAAACACAACAGGCTCGACCAAGCTCGTAGGATATTTGACAGGATGCAGAACAGAGATGTCGTCTCCTGGAGCTCCATGGTTTCTGGCTATGCTCAATCTGGCCAATTTGAAATGGCATTACATCTCTTTTATGATATGCAGAAGTCTGGTATCCGACCTAATGAAATCACACTTGTGAGTGTTCTTTCAGCAATCTCAGGTTCTGGTGACCTCCGACAAGGGGTATGGATCCACGagtatatatatagaaactcCATTCCTCTGAATGATAATTTAAGTGCAGGACTTATTGATATGTATGCAAAGTGTGGAAACATCAACGATGCTCTGGGTTTGTTTCATTACATACGTAACAAATGCAAGTCTATATCCCCATGGAATTCCATAATCAACGGCTTGGCAATGCACGGTTATGCTGAGCAATCACTAAGCATCTTTTCCGACTCGCAGAAGATTGGTCTCGAGCCTAACTCCATAACTTTTATTGGTGTCTTGTGTGCTTGCTGCCATGCTGGTTTCGTGGAACTGGGGGAAGCGTATTTCCGTAGCATGACAAAGCAGTATCGTATTCAACCAAACATCAAGCACTATGGTTGCATGGTTGATCTTTTAGGCCGAGCAGGGCGGCTGGAAGATGCGAAGGAGTTGATAAATAGCATGCCTGTGAAGCCAGATGTTGTTATATGGGGAAGTTTGCTAGCTGCATGTAGGAGTCATGGTGATGTAGAGATGGGAGAATGGGCAGCCAAGTGCTTGGTTGACTTGGAGCCTAGTCATGGTGGGGGAAGAGTCCTCTTATCTAATATTTATGCTGGAGCAGGAAGGTGGGATGAAGTGCACCGAATAAGAAGAGTTATGCGGAGGAGGAAGGTCCAGAAATTGGCGGCATATAGCGGTGTACTATGA
- the LOC116260606 gene encoding uncharacterized protein LOC116260606 — MAKRRAKRPRKESSADAANQEDDQIKPPKTATCTITHYEIDHRINAMRAICDAEIAHLLNQFHLMRSYYNKKQLDTPLIDFLKENCPNVSLAKATEDGEYELEWKMSTKYPDHDNIFQEMVVLNFRAEQVSNLQIWSMFICSQLSCNYDSFMYHFSTVRESFLRAASMHIPDFVFEENWNSRMVGLQDSFQTPGVTSQRLSVGTTPKTVRLPKHGEMLLSVHGSPLGVYREGGMEVINESGG, encoded by the exons ATGGCAAAAAGGAGGGCTAAGAGGCCAAGAAAAGAGTCATCTGCAGATGCTGCAAACCAGGAGGATGATCAAATCAAGCCGCCAAAAACAGCAACATGCACAATTACTCACTACGAAA TTGACCATCGAATAAATGCAATGCGCGCAATTTGTGATGCAGAAATTGCACACTTGCTGAACCAGTTTCATCTTATGCGCTCATACTATAACAAGAAACAACTTGACACTCCTCTCATAGACTTTCTCAAGGAAAATTGCCCCAATGTGTCTCTGGCAAAAGCTACTGAAGATGGAGAATATGAACTGGAATGGAAG ATGTCCACAAAATATCCAGATcatgacaacattttccaggAAATGGTGGTCTTGAATTTTCGAGCAGAGCAGGTTAGTAACTTGCAAATATGGTCTATGTTTATTTGCAGTCAACTGAGTTGCAATTATGACTCCTTTATGTATCACTTTTCTACAGTGAGGGAGAGCTTTTTAAGGGCTGCAAGTATGCATATCCCAGATTTT gtttttgaagaaaactgGAATTCTCGGATGGTTGGACTACAAGATTCTTTCCAAACTCCTGGG GTAACTAGTCAAAGGCTATCTGTTGGCACAACCCCTAAAACAGTAAGGTTGCCCAAGCATGGTGAGATGCTGTTATCAGTCCATGGTTCACCTTTAGGTGTATATCGAGAAGGGGGCATGGAAGTGATAAATG AATCTGGTGGTTAG